A single genomic interval of Armigeres subalbatus isolate Guangzhou_Male chromosome 1, GZ_Asu_2, whole genome shotgun sequence harbors:
- the LOC134207257 gene encoding uncharacterized protein LOC134207257 — translation MAVISVWKPFCGNDHQIESKSLHGKKFKDPSAGRRIFCSCFAVLSDSFAGIIIAIRSRQAVASRLRAAIHFNSFGFTLCGGGLVLTGFDIVTFVATISGPDDFCGECVSFEFPVKLPRYREKVKLRLITSGNGITTTAHRSQIKIIDDAGSRTRRRMVVYVDPIVDTDPLPPPPSTYHEEPCKEPFRGFSESDLRGRQDDIPTVKPNRKRKMDEHLALDGLPRCSKRTLKNNHKSEFQYF, via the exons ATGGCGGTTATTAGC GTTTGGAAGCCATTCTGTGGCAATGATCatcaaatcgaatcaaaatcgttacacggaaaaaa GTTTAAAGACCCGTCGGCAGGGCGACGAATTTTTTGCAGCTGTTTTGCCGTTTTGTCGGATAGTTTCGCTGGCATTATAATAGCAATCAGATCGCGACAGGCTGTTGCCTCCCGCTTAAGAGCAGCCATACATTTCAATTCGTTTGGATTCACTCTGTGTGGAGGTGGACTGGTGCTGACTGGCTTTGACATCGTGACGTTTGTAGCGACAATTTCCGGCCCGGACGATTTTTGTGGAGAATGCGTTTCGTTTGAGTTTCCGGTAAAGTTACCCAGGTATCGGGAAAAGGTTAAATTGAGATTG ATTACATCTGGAAACGGAATAACTACCACGGCGCACCGAAGTCAAATTAAGATCATCGACGATGCAGGCAGTCGTACACGGAGACGGATGGTGGTTTATGTCGATCCTATTGTCGATACCGATCCATTACCACCACCACCTAGCACGTATCACGAGGAACCATGTAAGGAGCCCTTCCGGGGATTCTCGGAGAGCGACTTGCGAGGACGACAAGACGATATACCAACGGTTAAGCCGAATCGAAAACGAAAGATGGATGAACATTTGGCGCTCGATGGCCTGCCGAGGTGTTCGAAGAGAACGCTGAAGAATAACCATAAAAgtgaatttcaatatttttga